In Micropterus dolomieu isolate WLL.071019.BEF.003 ecotype Adirondacks linkage group LG01, ASM2129224v1, whole genome shotgun sequence, the sequence TTCGACAATCGGCCGaaccctccgttccagcaccctggaatagactttaccggggaggctgagaagtgtgatacccctgtaattggcacacaatCTCTGGTCCCCATTTTTGAACAGGGAAACCACAACCCCAatctgccactccttgggcactgtacccgactGCCACTCaatgttagagagagagacgtgTAAGAGACgagtcatccaagacagcccctccacacccaaagcttttagcatttctgggcggatctcatcaatccctggggctttgccactgtggagttgtggAGCCTCCCGCTGCGGCTTTAGCAATAGAAgctttgaacattgcccactcatgTTAAATGTCTCCAACCTCCACAaggatgccagaaaagctccgccAGAGGTTTGAAGATCTCGCAGACAGGGTCCTCTCCAGACGTTCACAGTTCACCCGCACTACCCGTTTGGGCTTAccaggtctgtccagagtcttcccccgtgtcctgacccaactcaccaccagatggtgatcagttgacagctccgCCCCTCTCTTCAACCGAGTGGCCGAAACATGCGGCAAATCAGATTAAACGATTACAAAATCAATCATCGATCTTCggcctagggtgctctggtaccacGTACACTTATGAGCAACCGCATGTTTGAACATGGTGTTCgttatagacaatccatgactagcacagaagtctaacaacaaacacccactcgggTTCAGATCAGGGGGGCTGTTTCTCCCAATCACGCCtttccaggtatctccatcattgcccacatgcACGTTGAAGTCTCCCAGTAGAACTATGGAGTCCCTTACTGGAGCCACATGcagaactccattcagggtctccaagaaggccgAGTACTCtaaactgctgtttggtgcatatgcacaGACAACAGTCAGTTTAGCCCCACCAGATCTAACCGGTAGCGCTCCACCTCCCGCACAAGTTTCGGCTCCTTCCCCCACAAAGAGGTGACGTTCCACTtccccagagccagcctctgctGCCCGTGTCTGGTCCGTCGAGGCCCCTGACCTTCACCGCCACCCATGTAGCAGCACACCCGACCCATGTGGATCTTCATGTGGATGGTGGGTCCAAAAGACGGAGAGAGGGGGATGCCACGTTGCTTTTTCGGGCTGTGCCCGGCCGGGCTCTGTGGCAAACCAGGCACTCGCCGGcgagccctccctctgggcctggTTCCTGACAGGGCCCTGGGCTTCCTCCAGGCAGAGTCTCACCTCCCTTTCCTCGTAATTTCACAAGAACATAAAATAAGATATATTATAATGTTGTGAAAATGTATGCACACAAAATGGGTTTTGTAGAATAAAGTGATGTATGTCGTGAATTGattaaaattactttaataGAAAAGAATTCACAACTAAAATTCAAAAACTAAAAGTCCCACATGCCACAAGCTGCAATGCACAAGTCCAAGTAGAGTTTCCTGGGATTCCTGGGAGTGTTTTGAAAAGCTGTTTACAAAGTGGcaaaatcactttttttggactggtggcaaaaaaaaaaagtttaactttGTTCGAGTttagaaacacacatttcaaaatgtcagtattttgtgcattttccttattaatcaagcaagtagactcataggACCATTTGTTCTATTATATCGCAATCGCATTCATTACTAAAATGCTCCAACAAattgcaatattgtccacaataaccgcaacatgactttttctccaaattgtGCAGCCCTTCTGGCCTCCATCAATATCTGAGACTCTGTGACTAACTGGCCAATGAAAACTTTGACTGATGGTTTAGTCGACTATTAGAGGGCAGACTGAAATCTAAGAAGGTAGTGGTGTCAGTGGTTTAAATGTTAACTGGACTTTAGGTTTCTAAAACATGTATGTATTTCATTATTCTCCGCAGACGTCCAGGTGCTGTTGGTGAGTAAAAAAGAGGTTCCCCCTgaggagcaggagaggagcCCCaggctggaccaggaggacccaccagagcccccaCATATTAAAGAGGAACTGGAGGAACTCTGGAcgagtcaggagggagagcagcttcgagggctggaggaggctgatataACCAAGTTCACATTCATTCGTGtccctgtgaagagtgaagaagatgaagagaaacctcagCTTCATCAAAGACCCACTGAACAGGTGAAAACAGACgctgatggagaggactgtgCTGGCCCAGAACCAGGGAGGCACTCGGATCCAGATAGACATTTACAACCACATACTGATGACAAgatgtcagactcctctgaaccTGAGACTGATGACAGTTGTGATTGGGAGGAGACCAGGGAACCCCAGTCAGGTTTAAACTCTCTGCAAAACAATGAAGGACCTGTAAGTGATCAGGAATGTAATAATGGGAAGAAATCATGTAGCTCCTCTGAATGTGCTACAAGCTTTGGCTGCAAGGGACATCTGCAGAAAGACAATGAACTCAAAACAGGAAAGAAACCCTCCTTAATATACCATAAGAAACTTCATtcagaacaaaaacatttcagttgctcagtttgtaaagaaacatttcagttaaaaaaatatgttgtgaGGCATATGAAAGTCCACACAGAGGAGAAACCCCTTAGTTGTtccatttgtaaaaaaaaatttaaatggagATTTACATTTGTGAATCATATGAGAGTCCACACAGAAGAGAACTTCTTTcgttgttctgtctgtggtagAAGATTCACCCGAAGCTCAGGTTTGACCAAACATTTAAGAGTTCATACAGGAAAAAAAcctttcagctgctcagtttgtaaaaaaagtttcagtttcagttacACTTTGTCCAGACACATGAGATTGCACACAGGGGAGAGACTCTTAAGTTGTTCTGtgtgtaataaaacatttgccCAAAGCTCAGATTTGAACAAACACTCGAGAGTTCATACAGGAGAAAAAcctttcagctgctcagtttgtaaaaCTAGTTTCAGTTTCAGATACGCTTTGTCCAGACACATGAaaatccacacaggagagagacCATTTAGTTGCAGCGTTTGTGATAAAACATTCACTCGGTTCGAATATCTCAAAAATCACAAGTGTGCTGGTGAGAGCAGAGGAAGTAAATGAAGCTGCAGAGATTCCTTCCAGCAGGACTGAAGTACTGAGGGCAAGACTTGGCTCAACACTGATCAGTTCAGAATTGTGATACAGACAAAATAAGTGAAGCTTCATATTTTCAGCTAAGATGAAGCCATCCGATCATTGtaattctgtttatttatttatttattttttctttttcaggggTGTAACGATTCTCCAAATAC encodes:
- the LOC123971838 gene encoding zinc finger protein 501-like, coding for MSKVQTLRAFVQQRLSAAAEEIFELFERTIAEYEEELCGQRKLLDAVFKPEVRLHRADVQVLLVSKKEVPPEEQERSPRLDQEDPPEPPHIKEELEELWTSQEGEQLRGLEEADITKFTFIRVPVKSEEDEEKPQLHQRPTEQVKTDADGEDCAGPEPGRHSDPDRHLQPHTDDKMSDSSEPETDDSCDWEETREPQSGLNSLQNNEGPVSDQECNNGKKSCSSSECATSFGCKGHLQKDNELKTGKKPSLIYHKKLHSEQKHFSCSVCKETFQLKKYVVRHMKVHTEEKPLSCSICKKKFKWRFTFVNHMRVHTEENFFRCSVCGRRFTRSSGLTKHLRVHTGKKPFSCSVCKKSFSFSYTLSRHMRLHTGERLLSCSVCNKTFAQSSDLNKHSRVHTGEKPFSCSVCKTSFSFRYALSRHMKIHTGERPFSCSVCDKTFTRFEYLKNHKCAGESRGSK